From the genome of Brassica oleracea var. oleracea cultivar TO1000 chromosome C4, BOL, whole genome shotgun sequence:
CTCGACCTCGCAATCAGAACCGAAACAACAACAACTACAATCACTCTCGCAACAACAACAACAACAACTCTGCTCAGAATCATCACTTTTGGTAACAATACCAACTCAAACTCAGGTCGCTTTTCCAAACCATTCCTCGGGAGATGTCAGGCGTGTGGAGTGCAGGGACATAGTGCTCGTTTTTGCCCAGAATTTCGTATGATCAGAGGCTCCGGTTCAGCTCCATCGTATCCTCAGCAGCAACAACAAATGCCATCTCCTCAGATTTGGCAACAACCATCACCGTTCCAGTCATGGAGACCACGTGTGCTATCCGATTCTTCAACATGGCTGCTTGACTCAGGCGCCTCACATCACATGACTTCTGATTTAAGCAATCTCTCTGCTCATAATCCATATCCTGGAGGTGATGATGTGCTTCTTGGTGATGGAGCAGCATTACCAATTACACATTCTGGTTCTTTCTCTACTTCTTCTTATACTCAACCTTTCTTTTTCAATAATATTCTCTGTGTTCCCTTGCTTGATAAAAATTTAATTTCTGTTTTTCAATTATGCAAGACTAATGATGTTGCGGTTACTTTTACTCCAACTTACTTTCAGGTCAGGGATTTAGAAACAGGGGCTCTCCGTTTGGAGGGCAAACCTAGACATGGCACATATGAATGGCCCAAACCGTAAACCTCTTCACCACCATTGCTTGCTTTTGCTTCTGCTGTTAGGACTTCTTTAACCGATTGGCATTCTCGTTTAGGCCATCCGGCTATTTCTATTCTAAATAAAATGGACTCTTGTTTTCGTTTACCTGTTTCTTCAAATGCTTTGTTAGCTTCTCCTTGCAATGCTTGCTCAACTAATAAAATGCACAAGTTACCTTTCACTGCTTCATCCTTAAAATCAACTTGTCCTTTAGATTTTGTGTTTTCTGATGTCTGGACCTCTCCCCTCATTTCCATTGATGGTTTCAAATATTATGTTATTTTTGTAGATCATTTTACTAGGTATACTTGGATATATCCTCTGAAACAAAAATCTCATGCCTTTGATGTTTTCACAACCTTTAAAAGTTTAGTAGAAAATCGTTTTCAAACAAGAATTAGAACCCTGTATACTGATAATGGGGGTGAATATATTGGTCTTAGGAATTTTCTGTCGAGTCATGGTATTTCTCATATGACCAGCCCACCGCATACTCCTGAGCATAATGGTATAGCTGAGAGACGTCATCGACATATTGTTGAGACTGGTCTAGCTTTATTATCTCATGCATCAATGCCTAAGTCATATTGGACTTATGCATTCGGTACAACTGTATATCTTATCAATAGGATGCCAACACCAACACTTGATTTTCAAAACCCATTTCAGTGTTTTTATAATGAAACTCCCAATTATGAGAAATTGCGTGTGTTTGGCTGTTTATGTTTTCCGTGGTTACGACCATATGCATCTCATAAGTTAGATTCAAGGTCTACACCATGTGTTTTTCTCGGTTACTCTCCATCGCAGAGTGTTTATTTCTGTTTAGACAGGACTACATCTAAGATATATACATCTCGTCATGTTTTGTTTCATGAAACTGTTTTTCCTTTTGCTATTTCTTCACCTCTACATGTGCAGGAACAAGCAGAACCTGCTGAAGAACACGCCTCCTCTTCACCATCAGTGACGCGCATTCCTTCGCCACAGGAAACTCCAACTCCTGCTCCACCACAAGCTCCGTCGTCTCAACCGCTAGTTCGATACACATCGGTGACATCAAGTCCAATACCACCACCGACAACTACTATACCAGCTTCTACTTCCACGTGCGACAAGTCAGGCAAATCATCCTCACCATCCCAACAAGATCAGGCTCAACCGATGGTTCCTCCAGACCCTGCTGCACCCACAAACCTATTCAGAAGCTGAACTTAAACACACAGCTCTCTCTCTTCCCTTAGATGCCATTCCAAAAACTGTTGCTGAATCTCTCAAAAGTCCTTACTGGCGCAAAGCCATGAGTGATGAAATAAATTCACATATTAAAAATCATACTTGGGATTTATCTAATATGTCTCCTGATTTCAATGTTGTAGGTTGCCGTTGGGTGTTCACAATCAAGCGCAGAGTAGATGGTTCCATAGAAAGATATAAAGCTCGCTTGGTTGCGAAAGGCTACACACAACAACAAGGAATAGATTATCAAGACACCTTCAGTCCTGTGGTGAAACCTGCAACAATTCGTATTGTTCTCAGCACTGCAGTCTCTAGAAACTGGCCATTGCGACAGCTCGACGTCAATAATGCGTTTCTACAAGGCACTCTCAATGAGGAGGTTTATATGACGCAACCTCCAGGATTTCAGGACAAAGATAATCCACATGCTGTCTGTAGATTACGCAAAGCAATATATGGTCTCAAACAAACCCCACGGGCATGGTACAATGAGTTACGGAACTTTCTACTTCAGTCCGGTTTCAAGAATTCTGTAGCGGACACATCTCTCTTCATTTATCATCAGGGAAAGACACTCCTCTACATGCTGGTGTACGTCGATGACATCATTATCACCGGCAATGATCCACCTGCCATATCCCGGTTTATCACTTCCCTTTCTACTCGCTTTTCCCTTAATGATTTGGGTGATTTATCATTTTTCTTAGGAATTGAAGTGCTAAGAACACACTCAGGATTATATCTCACACAATCTCGTTATGTTACATATTTGTTACACAAAGCAAAGATGACAAATGCAAAATCAGTAGCCACGCCGATGGAGTCAAATTCATCCCTCACTCTCAGCTCGGGGACACCACTGGAAGATGCAACCCAATATAGGATTATCGTCGGCAGTCTCCAATATTTATCCCTCACCAGGCCTGACATTTCCTATTCTGTCAACAAGTTATCTCAGTTTATGCACCGTCCAACAACAGAACATTGGACAGCAGTCAAGAGAATCTTACGATATCTAGCTGGAACACAGAAACATGGTCTCTTCTTTCGGTCACACAACAAGCCGGACCTTCATGCCTTTACGGATGTGGACTGGGCAGGCAACAAAGACGATTACACCTCTACTAGCGCGTATGTGGTTTACTTGGGAGGTCACCCCATAGCTTGGTCATCCAAGAAGCAAACCGGAGTTGCTAGGTCTTCTGCAGAGGCCGAGTATCGAGCCCTTGTTTCAACCACCACTGAGTTATGCTGGATTTCATCTCTACTTATGGAACTTGGTATTAAAGTCACCAGCCAACCGGTTATCTATTGCGATAACATAGGCGCCACCTACTTAGAAGCTAATTCGTTTTTTTCAATCAAGGATGAAACACATAGCGTTGGATTATCACTTTGTTCGCCAATTTGTACAGAGTGGTCAGCTTCGGGTCACACATGTTTCTTTTGCAGATCAGTTAGCTGATGCCCTTACCAAACCTCTTCCAAGAGCTCGGTTTCAAACTCTTTCTGTCAAGATAGGACTTTCTCCAAGCCGTCCATCTTGAGGGGGTGTGATAGAATATGGAAGGCAGACTAATCAAATCCCTAAACCATCGTCCACATTAACGTTTGTATATTCTCATTAACTTCTGTAGATACTAGTCTTGTTCATTACTCTGTTCTCTCTGTATATAAACAGAGCTTCATTGTCAATAATAATTATCATTCATACCATTATAATGAGAGAGAGAGAGAGAGAGAGAGAGAGAGATGGAGATTTAGATATTTAAGAGAGAGAAAGAGAGAATAATTTCATTAACTTGTAAATTTTGGTTTTAACACATATTTAAACTAATTTACATCTGGACATAATAATAAATACATACAACATGCAAGCTTCTTGAGTAAAGAGAGAAGACACAACTTCCAAAGTCATTTGCATGTCTCCAACGGTCGAATGGATACGTTTCTGTGGATGGATGACAGTGGAGATAGCTTGCTGGATGATTAAGCATGAATAGGTAGTTGTGGATGATTCTTCTTCTCAATACTCCCCCTCAAGCTTGAGCATAAGGAATGGTCAAGCTTGGAAAGTCATGAACACATTCCTCATTAAAACCTTAGTGTGCAAAACCCAGTGGGACAAAAACACACTAAGGAAAAAGAGTAGATGATTCATGACAAAGAGGATCATGATCTGGACAAGTCTATGAGTCCTAACCTTGGATGAATGGACTCACAAACTTTGGTGCTTGTTCCTTTGGTGAAGATGTCAACAAGTTGATCTTGACTCCTTGTGTAGCAAGGCAATATGATTAGTTGCTTCACAGCTTGTCTCACCTTGTGACAATCCACATCAATGTATTTTGTCCTCTCATGAAATACTGAGTTTGATGCTATATGAATAGCCGCCTGATTATCACAATGCATTGTGATTGGTGTTGTTGTCTCTATACCCAAATCTCCAAGCAAATTTCTGATCCAAATAAGTTCACTAGTGACCTTCCTCATTGATCTATACTCTGCTTCAGCACTTGAACATGAAACCACCTTTTGCTTCTTGCTCTTCCAAGTTACCAAGTTACCTCCAATGAAAGTGCAATAGCCTGTTGTAGACCTCATGTCCACTCTATCACCAGACCAATCTGCATCACAATATCCCATAATCTATGTGCTCTTGTTGCAGCCCATCCATACGCCTTTACCCGGAGTTTCTCTCAGATACCTCATGATCCTTTCCACCATATTCCAATGATGAACTTTAGGTGCTTGCATATGCTGGCTGACTGTTGGGGTCAAAAACGGTTACGACGAAGTTAATGTTTAGCTATCGGCGCTTTCCCCACGACGAGGAATGCGAAATTCCACTGTGTCCGGAATTCAGTAAAACGACCGGACAGTCTGAAGAAAGTCACTAGTGCTTATGCTCGGCGCGCCCCTTTCGACCGAACGATGGCTCATGACAGGGAACGACTTCTCGATAGGAGGAGTAATGGAACCATATCTCGCTGTCCACCATGCCGCATTTTCGACAGGATCTATCAACCAAGCTCAGGCCAAGCTCGATCGCTACGTAGCGACCGAGCACGTACGCGGCTCGGTCGTTACGTAGCGACCGAAATCTCCCAGAACGTCGATACAACACGAATCCATGCATTCTCGTCTACTCTTTAATGCTATCTCCCTTGAGCCATGGAAAACCCGTTCTTTGTTTCTCATCACTCGAAGTCATCAGTCAAACTTTACAATAAAAGCCGCGAGAAGTTTGTTTTTATCGAAGATACCGTAATAAACGTTTCGAGTCAAAGACGGCCCAAAGAGACCTACAACGTAGCTCGAAGCCCACTTAAGATTTCTTGACTGAAGACCCATAAGCCTTATGATGGTTTATGCTTGGTTCGTAAGGAAAGATAAATGTCAAGTGTCCGCGGATAAATGTAAAGTTTCCGAAGATAATCACGAAGATTGGGAAAATTGGAGTATCTCCATTTTTGAGCTATGGTTTTCTAATTTAAACGGAAATCGACAGTGCGAATTTCGGTTCTCACACTGACTTGATTCACAGCAAATCAGATCTCTGGTCTTGTAATGGTTAGATAAATCAGCTTCCCAACCATTCTCCTATAGAGTTTGAAGTCTCCAAATGGCTTATCTTCAGTCCCTCCCTCACACAAGGCTTTGTATCCTTCTTCAAGAGGTGTCTTAGCTATTCTTTCTCCAAGCTTTCCTGTTTCATTTAAAAGATCAAGCGTGTACTTTCCTTGAGATAAGAAAAGTCCATCTTTAGAGCGGCACATTTCTATCCCTAGAAAGTACTCCAGCTCACTCAAATCTTTAATATCAAAAGTAGGCTTAAGAAAAGCTTTGGTTGAGATGATACCATCCTTGTCACTTCCTGTGATGATAATATCATCTACATAAATCAGAATCACCACAATTCCTTGCTTGTTTGTGAGGGTGAAGAGTGTATGATCAGCTTCAAATTTTATAAACCCTCTTCCATTGAGAGTTGTACTCAGCTTGTGATACCAAGCTCTTGGTGATTGTTTCAATCCATAGATAGCCTTCTTCAATCTAAGGACGTTCCCTGGTTTTACAAAGTCTTCCATTCCCGGAGGTGGCCTCATATAAACCTCATCCTCTAATTCTCCTTGAAGAAAAGCATTCTTGACATCCATCTGCCATAAATCCCACTCCAAATTGACTGCTAAGGAGAGTAGAATTCTTATGGTGTGGAGCTTAGCTCTTGGTGCAAAAGTTTCCAGATAGTCTTCTCCATAGACTTGAGTGTATCCTCTTGCAACTAGCCTTGTCTTCTTCCTCTCTTGTTTCCCATTAGCTAGATACTTGATAGTGAAGAGTAGGCGACTTGTTACTGCTTTCTTTCCTTTGGGAAGCTCAGTTTCATACCAAGTATCATTCTTGATCATGGCACCGATTTCATCTCCAACTGACTCTCTCCACTCATCTAGCTCCATTGCCTATTCATAAGTCTTTGTAATGTACTCTTGATCCAGATTACTGATAAAGACTACATGCTCTTGAGGGTAACTCGCCAAAGAACAGGTTGCTTGGATAGGATGAGCCATTGCATTGTTGTTGAAGTATACTTTTGTGTCAACCCACTTGGATGGTTTCTTCACCCTAGTGCTTCTTCTCAAAGGTTGAATCTTTTGTTGCATTCCATATTGATCATGGACATCTGAATCGTGGATAGCTTCTTCGTGGATAACTTCTTCGCGGATAATTGAATCATGGATAGCTGCTTCTTCGTGGATAGCTTCCTCATGAATAACTTGCAAATTAGGTTGATTTCTCCCTTCATGATCAGGATGGACTGTTTATGCTACTGGTGCAACTTCATCAACAACTGGTGCAGCTTCATCAACAACATGAGGTGTAGGTGAAGTGCTCGGTACCCTATTTGTTTGAGGCTGACTGATGCCTAGGCTTTCCAGAATGATTCTCAAGTTGTTTGCCCTATCTGAAGGTCCTTGTGAGAGATCCTGAAGGCTTTCCCAACTCTTCTCATCATAGTACCATTTTGATTCCACAAACTTCACATCCCTTGAGACACGAACCCTTCTTGACTCTGGATCATAGCACTTATATCCCTTATGAGTTGGAGAGTAACCAATGAACATAGCCTTTGAGCTTTTAGCATCAAGCTTGTTCATCTGCTCCCCTGGTATCAACACAAAACAGAGGCACCCAAATACACGCAAGTGGTCCAAAGATGATTTGGTCTTGTTTAAGACCTCAAATGGAGACAGGTCATTGAGGACTTTAGTTGGAGTCCTATTGATAAGATAAGTAGCAGACATCACAGCATCACTCCAGAATCTTTTTGGAACATTTGTGTGGAACGTCATTGATCTTGCTACCTCCATCAAGTGTCTGTTCTCCCTCTCAGCAACTCCATTCTGTTGAGGAGTGTAAGGACAACTTGTATGGTGAGTAATCCCATGTTGAGCAAGATATTGCTTGAATGCCTGACTTTTATACTCTCCACCATTATCAGACCTTAGAATTTTCATCTTGGCATTGAAATGGTTGCAGATATGGGTCTGGAAATTCTTGAAAGCATCCAACACCCTGTCCTTAGACTGAATCCGTGTCACCCAAGTGTATTTGGACTTCTCATCAATGAAGGTGACAAAGTATTTGTGGTTCTCGCAGGACACACGGAGCAGTCCATACATCAGAGTGAACAAGGTCAAAACATCTTTCATAGATGGTGCTAGACTGTGGGAAGACTGTTCTACAATGTTTCCCCAATATGCAAGCTTCACAATCATCATTCTTGAAGACTGCACTTGGAAGCATCAGGTTTAGGGCTCTGGTATGAGGATGCCCCAGCCTAGCATGCCATAATGTGCTATCAACTCCGTTGTAGGTACTCACCAAACAGTGAGAAGTAGATGGTCCAGATACCCCGGTCTTCTGAAGATGATAGAGATCATTGTGAATGTACCCTTTTCCCATCACATGGCCTGTCTTTAAGTCTTGAAATTCAACCTCATCTGGTCTGAAGACAACCTGACAACTAAGATCACCTTCCTCACTGATAGCAGATTTGATGTAAACTGAGGCATATACAAGGCAGTTGATTCCCTATCAAACAACCTACGGTTCCCTATCCCTTCTATCTTAACCTTTTCACCATTTGCTATAAGAACATTCCCTGAGGCAGGCTGGACATCACTAATCAAGTTCCTATCACTAATCATGTGATGGCTTGCTCCTGAATCTTTAATGATAGGTTTAGAGTCAAGAGAGTGTGTATCAGCCTTCTTGGATGAAATAAAGGCTTTGATAAAGGAATGTAGGTCGCTCATGGTCGCATGACCATCAGTGTTGGCTGCCCTATCAATACTTCTCCACGTTCCTCCTTCATTTGAACCACCATTGACAGATGAATACATGGTTTTTCCTTGAATTGATGGATGCTCAAACACCTTGATTACACTCTTGGCGAGATTCAAATCACTTCTTCTTCGCATATTGCGATTCTTATGTTGTTCCTTAGCCTTCTTGTACTCTGGAACCAACACCATGTTTGAGTTCTCCCTCATAGAGAGATGTGGACCAGTGGACAATAGACTGTTCCTACTGGTTTTAAGACAGACTGGACTTTGATGAATCATTTCCGGATATGGCTGAAGCTATCTTGAGTTCCAGAGAATAAGGTAAACTCCTCTACTTTGAGAAAGAAATAGGTTTGCAGAAGCTTTTAAGAGGTTCAGGAGCTTAGAGCTTTGATACCATGAAAGAATATGAGATGTAGTAGGAGTTTAGTTTCTGGAGAATGAAGAACATGAAGAACATGAGAGAGAGAGAGAGAGAGAGATATTTAAGAGAGAGAAGGAGAGAATGATTTTCTTAACTTGTAAATTTTTGTTACAAAACATATTTAAACTAATTTAAATCTGAACATAATAATAAATACATACAACATGCAAGCTTCTTGAGTAAAGAGATAATGCACAACTTCCAAAGTCATTTGCATGTCTCCAACGGTCGAATGTATACATGTCTGTGGATGGATGACAGTAGAGATAGCTTGCTGGATGATTAAGCATGAATAGGTAGTTCTGGATGATTTTTCTTCTCAATAATACAGAAAAACGGGAAAATAGTGAAATTTTCTCAATATGGTATTCTCTCTCGTTGCTCAAAAAAAAAGTATTCTCTCTCTTTTTTTTGTAAGCTAATATTCTCTTTCTCTCTCGAAATAAGTTGTATAAGTGAGTATATAATATTCTCTATCTCTCTTTTTTGACAAATAATATTCTCTATCTCTCTCTCGAAATAAGTTGTATAAGTGAATTTTCTGACTACAGTATGAACCTATATATGTTCTGCTGTTGATCATAGATCTGCGTGTTGGTCTTGTGTTAGTTTTGTCCCATGCGACAAAAAATTCCAGAATTCCATGAGACAAAAAATCTTGCATTGTTTTTGTGCTCACACAGTACACTTCTTTCTTTATTCGTCGTCTTTCTTTTTTTTTTTTTTTCCTAGGTAAATTAAATTGTATAGGTTGAACTTTTTATAGTGACTGGACTCACTCCGAAGGGCCACCTCGTCAGAAATCTCCGTAGGAATTTTTTAGCTAATCCAGTACCACCCTGCTTTCCCCGGGTATCGAATTAGCGACTTCGGGTAGTCATGTGTGAAAAACGTTCAGTACTGCCGCTAGACCACCTGACGTTCTCAAAAAACTGTATAGGTTAAACTTTTTATAGTGACTGGGCTCACCCCGAAGGGCCACCTCTTCTTCTTCTTCTCCTAGCGTCTTGATAATACTTAAGAATGCACTCGACTCTTACATGCAACTCTTTATATTATGACCTCCACATTTTTGGTAGTCCTTCGGTCGGTGGAATCTAATTTCGTTAGATGACAGATATTTTATTTCTGGAAGGTTTATCAAATTTTGCAATTCTGATCCTAAAATAACCATGAATTTTTAATTACATGATTTTCTTTTTATTACGTCACATGCATATTCTAAACTCTTTGGCATTAAGCAAGTTTAACTGTAGTTTTTTTAACCGTGAGTACCTAGGTTGCATGGAAGTGGAAAACAGATACACAGAAACGAAAAGTTTCGAAACGTGGAAACGTGATTTTTGAATTTTGTTTGCTTTGGAAATGTTTTAGAAACGTCTTTAAGTATAAATAAATAAATATATATATATATATATAATATGTGAATTCATTTTACTATGTTTAGTATATCTAAGAACACAAAAACCCAATGCTAAATGCAGAAGCGTATAATAAATAGATATGAACATCATGAGCTGTCCCGCAATAAAACCATAAACAATACTCCCTCCGTTCCTAAAAGATGTATGTTCTGGAAAAAAAATTTGTTTCAAAAAGATACATTTTTTACTTTTTCAATGTATGAGTTTATGAAAACTTGTAAGTTTCAAAAAAATTAATGGTGTTTATTGAATTTCTATTGGCTAAAAGTTATGAAAAATTGTTATTCACAAAAAACAATGCATATTGAATGAGTTTTCTTAATATATGTGAAAAGTCTAGAATATGCATCTTTTAAAAACAGAGGGAGTAATAGACATTCTATTTAATCATACCAATATGAAATAAGTCATCATTAAACATCAAAGTCATACAAAATCAAAATAACAAAATCTGAATAATTGAATATTAAATAATTTAATTAAAGATAAAAATCATAACATCAAGTCAAAGATCACGAACATCATCTTTAATCTCATCTTCATTAGCTCCATCAAACATGATTGCTTCCAACTCAGGTTTATTAAGAGAAAGATCCTCAAACAACTCAAAGTCTCCCAAGATTAATCTCATACATTGAATCAAATTGATCACTTCTAACATCCCACATATGATTGGGACTATCCTTGTCTGAAAGAACATAGAAGATGAAGATTATTATGCACAAATACCAAAACAGAATCACGAGTTTCCAAAATAGAAACGTAAGTTTCCATCACGTTTTCAATATGAGATTTTCAAGAAACAAGTTTTTAATAAGTTTCCGCGAGATTCTGATTCCGAAACGTTTCCGAAAAAAACGGACCTTCGGCCAAGATTCCATGCAACGTAGGTGAGTACTGCAGTACATGCAGCCACTTTTGCAGCCACTTTCGTCATCAGTTTTTTTTTTAATTGTAATTGACACTTTCGTCATCAGTTTAGCTTTTGATTCACCAAGATTCTATTTTATTTCATACGTGATGCTCAAAAAAAAAAAAAAAAAAAAATATATATATATATATATTTTTTTTTTTTTGTTCTGAAAACAAAATTTGGTCTGATCATATGATCGGATATGATTGTTACCATATTATTTATATTGCTATGTATTAAAGTTGTTATGCTATAATAGCATATTAGATTTTGACTTGAACATCTGTGCGGGTATTTATTCTTACAGTTATATATATATCAATATTTTTATATAATTTAGTGTATTTGATTTACATTTATCGGTATTAAATATTTGTTTAATATAACATTTATACAACAAAGTTTTTATTTCTATGAGTAATTTAATTTTATTTATCTATTGAACTGTCAATTAGATTAGTGTTTATAATTTATTTTAGTAGATTCGCATTGGCATATAGTTGTATAACATATGCATGAAATAACATATTTAAACAGACATTTTTATTAATATCTTTTAAAAATTGATTATTTACATGGATTTGTAAAGTTTTATTTATTAGTAATAAATATTAAGGAATATTCTATGATACTATAAAGAATATTGTGTTGAACAATTATCTCATCTGCTTAAGGTGAAACATATAGGTAATGAAAGATTATAAGTGAACTTAAGAAACTTTCATTTACAATAATATTTAGGGACTATTCGTTATTAGCTAAAAATCAATAGAAATATGAACTCCATATAAAATATGTTATAAGTTATGTTATATCAGAAAAATTAAGTTAATTGATTTATTATTTCAGTTATATATAAATCTATGTAGGATTTATATTCGTCTATTTGACACATCGTACATTTATCATAGTTTCAAATTGGGCCAATGGGTATGTCTCGTAAATGTAATTAATAGGCCCAATATGATAAGAAATATTAGATTATGTCGAATTGGTTATGTAACACTATGAGATCATATATAGTTTTTGGAAAGTTTACGTATAAGATTTATAAAAGGTATCTAAGTTATTTTCATTTTTACTATCGGTTCTATTATTAATTAATGTATACCATAGTGTGTTTGGAAAGAATACATAACTGCATTAAAATTTGATATATTATGGTATTACTATAAGACTATTATGATTTCTGATTTTTTTATGAGTTTTTCTTATAAG
Proteins encoded in this window:
- the LOC106338609 gene encoding uncharacterized mitochondrial protein AtMg00810-like produces the protein MELDEWRESVGDEIGAMIKNDTWYETELPKGKKAVTSRLLFTIKYLANGKQERKKTRGFIKFEADHTLFTLTNKQGIVVILIYVDDIIITGSDKDGIISTKAFLKPTFDIKDLSELEYFLGIEMCRSKDGLFLSQGKYTLDLLNETGKLGERIAKTPLEEGYKALCEGGTEDKPFGDFKLYRRMVGKLIYLTITRPEI